A genomic region of Raphanus sativus cultivar WK10039 chromosome 6, ASM80110v3, whole genome shotgun sequence contains the following coding sequences:
- the LOC108813028 gene encoding uncharacterized protein LOC108813028 — protein MKAMETIQDLIEEAKIRTVWWALCIFSVTYLLTHTSKSMWMNLPMAILILGALRILLNQIEFRWKVMPDPRQSRLSYPAKKQLSLNDPRLSTTPPPPRWKKNIDSPVVEAAINDFIDKILNDFVINLWYSLITPDKEAPELIRGVIMDALGEISVRVKEINIVDLLTRDIVDLIGDHLEIFRRNHAAIGTDVMKTLSSEERDERLKYHLMASGELYPALISPESEYKVLQRIVAGILSVVLRPREAQCPLVRTIAREIVTCLVVQPLLNLAAPERINEVLEIIINIIKEGNFEQFSGEEQSVYSASLSASDSQAKSMNLAKVNEQETPSVDDERHPELRIQQNSGDWARMLEVATQRRTEVLTPENLENMWTKGRNYKKKEYKKSLKTGSSVSSPVEAKQKTHSSIPGTTSGAEEKALVHLPPRVSVDKHSLTQIEEDISRTASCEGGRHMYEVGVRQESPSDGNKNRFKRSNSTSDLLKPETRLALLGVGEGPLITDFYTSTYIKHNENHTCDSKSPNIVLNKESQQCSKLKCRVLGAYFEKMSSKSFAVYSIAVTDTENKTWFVKRRYSNFERLHRQLKEIPNYNLQLPPKRIFSSSTEDAFVHRRCIQLDKYLQDLLSIANVAEQYEVWDFLRESSKNYSFGKSSSVMKTLAVNVDDAMDDIVRQFKGVSGGLMRKVVGSPLEETDQAPARHLSWSVHDMNTHLAKETATESMHSSISDNEDIDKLGENTQGEGSLVSEANGWHSDNELDSKYFQPRVVRRLGEPEKMPLDKENDYKAKSEVRGFSDSQHADPSTSVAPSPTGVPEWNPPNVSVPILNLVDKVFQLNRRGWLRRQVFWISKQILQLVMEDAVDDWLLREVCWLRNEDTVAHGIRWAQDLLWPDGVFFTRVGDGQEASDRTDPSDNAFQIAGQLGGMKDVKPSTFEQQFEASRRASEIKKFLFDGAPTALVGLVGHNQYRRCARDIFYFTQSNICIKQLTFAILELLLRTVFPELKDLLRDIRENSNGRSE, from the exons ATGAAGGCGATGGAGACTATACAAGATCTGATCGAAGAAGCTAAAATACGGACCGTCTGGTGGGCTTTGTGCATCTTCTCCGTCACATACTTGTTGACCC ATACAAGCAAGTCTATGTGGATGAATTTGCCAATGGCAATCCTCATTCTTGGCGCTCTTCGGATTCTTCTTAATCAGATTGAGTTCAGATGGAAAGTTATGCCTGATCCAAGACAGAGCAGGCTCTCTTATCCCGCCAAGAAGCAGCTGTCCTTGAATGATCCTCGTCTTTCCACTACCCCACCACCTCCTAGGTGGAAGAAGAATATCGACTCTCCTGTTGTGGAAGCTGCCATCAATGACTTTATCGACAAGATCCTCAATGATTTCGTTATAAATTTGTGGTACTCTTTGATCACCCCGGATAAAGAGGCCCCTGAACTCATCCGTGGAGTTATCATGGATGCTCTTGGTGAAATTTCAGTCAGGGTAAAAGAGATCAATATCGTCGACCTGCTAACTAG GGATATAGTTGATCTGATAGGTGATCATTTGGAGATTTTTAGAAGAAACCACGCTGCTATAGGTACTGATGTTATGAAGACATTGTCATCTGAAGAGAGAGATGAAAGATTGAAGTACCATCTTATGGCTTCTGGGGAGCTTTATCCTGCACTCATTTCGCCTGAGAGTGAGTACAAG GTTCTTCAGAGAATAGTCGCTGGCATATTATCTGTGGTTCTCAGACCGCGAGAAGCTCAGTGCCCTCTTGTTCGAACGATAGCTAGAGAGATTGTTACTTGCTTGGTAGTTCAACCTCTTTTGAATTTAGCAGCCCCCGA GCGTATCAACGAAGTGCTTGAGATcattatcaatattattaaagagGGAAACTTTGAGCAGTTTTCTGGGGAAGAACAGAGTGTTTACTCTGCCTCATTGTCAGCCTCCGATAGCCAAGCAAAAAGTATGAATTTGGCAAAAGTTAATGAGCAGGAAACACCATCCGTAGACGATGAAAGACATCCTGAACTGCGCATTCAACAGAACTCTGGTGATTGGGCTCGGATGCTAGAGGTCGCAACGCAAAGGAGAACCGAGGTTCTTACTCCCGAAAACCTCGAAAACATGTGGACCAAAGGAAGAAACTACAAAAAGAAAGAGTACAAAAAATCTCTGAAAACGGGTTCTTCCGTTAGTAGTCCAGTAGAAGCCAAACAGAAAACCCATAGTTCCATACCGGGGACTACCAGTGGTGCAGAAGAAAAAGCATTGGTACATTTGCCCCCTAGAGTTAGCGTTGATAAGCACTCACTAACGCAGATCGAAGAGGATATTAGTAGAACAGCTTCATGTGAAGGAGGGCGCCATATGTATGAGGTTGGTGTTAGACAGGAATCTCCTTCGGATGGAAATAAGAACAGATTTAAGAGATCTAATAGTACGTCGGATCTTTTAAAACCTGAAACGAGGCTGGCACTATTAGGGGTCGGTGAGGGTCCTCTTATCACAGATTTCTACACCAGTACTTACATCAAGCACAATGAGAATCATACTTGTGATAGTAAATCTCCAAACATCGTTCTTAACAAAGAGAGTCAGCAATGCTCAAAACTGAAATGTCGG GTTCTTGGAGCTTATTTTGAGAAGATGTCATCAAAATCATTTGCAGTATATTCTATTGCGGTGACAGATACGGAAAACAAAACTTGGTTTGTTAAGAGAAG ATACAGTAATTTCGAGCGGTTGCATCGCCAACTCAAAGAAATCCCGAATTACAATTTACAGTTGCCTCCCAAGCGTATATTCTCATCAAGCACCGAAGATGCTTTTGTTCATCGCCGCTGTATTCAGCTGGACAAGTATCTACAA GATCTCTTGTCTATAGCTAATGTTGCTGAACAATATGAAGTTTGGGATTTTCTAAGGGAGTCCTCAAAA AACTATTCATTTGGAAAGTCTTCATCAGTGATGAAAACTCTTGCAG TTAACGTTGATGATGCCATGGACGATATTGTACGTCAGTTTAAAGGGGTCTCGGGTGGCCTTATGCGCAAGGTTGTAGGATCTCCACTTGAAGAAACTGATCAAGCTCCCGCGCGCCACCTCTCCTGGAGTGTACATGACATGAACACTCACCTCGCTAAGGAAACTGCAACTGAATCGATGCACAGCAGCATTTCCGATAATGAAGACATTGACAAACTTGGAGAGAACACCCAAGGGGAAGGTAGTCTTGTTTCAGAAGCTAATGGGTGGCACTCAGATAATGAACTGGACTCTAAGTATTTCCAACCAAGAGTGGTCAGACGTCTTGGAGAGCCTGAGAAAATGCCCTTGGATAAGGAAAATGATTATAAAGCAAAATCTGAAGTAAGAGGGTTCAGCGATTCGCAGCATGCCGATCCATCCACAAGTGTGGCTCCTAGTCCTACTGGCGTACCTGAG tgGAATCCGCCCAATGTCAGTGTGCCGATTTTGAACCTAGTCGACAAGGTGTTTCAGTTAAATAGAAGAGGCTGGTTAAG GAGGCAAGTTTTCTGGATATCAAAGCAAATATTACAGCTAGTTATGGAAGATGCTGTGGATGACTGGCTCCTGAGGGAAGTGTGTTGGCTGCGGAATGAAGACACAGTAGCTCATGGAATACGTTGGGCTCAAGAT CTTCTTTGGCCAGATGGCGTGTTCTTTACCAGAGTGGGTGACGGTCAAGAGGCATCGGATAGGACCGACCCTAGTGATAATGCTTTCCAAATAGCAGGCCAACTTGGTGGCATGAAGGATGTTAAACCCAGTACCTTTGAGCAGCAATTCGAAGCTTCACGTAGGGCTAGTGAAATCAAGAAATTCCTTTTCG ATGGGGCGCCAACAGCCTTAGTGGGCTTGGTAGGGCACAATCAGTACAGGAGATGCGCAAGAGACATCTTCTATTTCACTCAG TCAAACATATGCATAAAGCAACTAACATTTGCAATACTGGAGTTGCTACTCCGAACGGTATTCCCGGAGCTGAAAGATCTTCTGAGAGACATAAGGGAGAACTCGAACGGTCGGTCAGAGTAA
- the LOC108812517 gene encoding diphthamide biosynthesis protein 3 encodes MSYDDVEIEDMEWNEEIQAYTYPCPCGDLFQITKEDLRLGEEIANCPSCSLYITVIYNMEDFQNDTKKINEPKSRQAVAVA; translated from the coding sequence ATGTCGTACGATGATGTAGAGATAGAGGATATGGAGTGGAACGAAGAGATTCAAGCGTACACGTACCCCTGCCCTTGTGGCGATTTGTTCCAGATCACGAAGGAGGATCTACGTCTCGGCGAGGAGATCGCCAATTGCCCAAGCTGCTCCCTCTATATCACCGTCATCTACAACATGGAGGACTTTCAGAACGATACCAAGAAGATTAACGAACCTAAAAGTCGTCAAGCCGTCGCCGTCGCCTGA